The following proteins are encoded in a genomic region of Acipenser ruthenus chromosome 4, fAciRut3.2 maternal haplotype, whole genome shotgun sequence:
- the LOC117400109 gene encoding hypoxanthine-guanine phosphoribosyltransferase-like, translating into MGNNQLPHVYFPFFRWTERLARNIMDDIGDHHMVVLCVLKGGYTFCVDLVKYIKVLSRNSNRSIPMRVDFIRLKSYCNHSTEDMQIIGRGNLSIPTGKVYTLVLAIVDTGKTMKVLLNHVEKFKPKTVKVAGLLVKRITNGGGYKPDYVGFEIPNCYVVGYALDYNEYFRDLNHICLIIENAKIKYQI; encoded by the exons ATGGGGAATAACCAGTTGCCTCATGTCTACTTCCCGTTTTTCCGTTG GACTGAAAGGCTGGCCAGGAACATCATGGATGACATTGGGGATCACCATATGGTGGTCCTGTGTGTGCTGAAGGGAGGGTACACGTTCTGCGTGGACCTCGTGAAGTACATTAAAGTCCTCAGCCGGAACTCCAACAGATCCATTCCCATGAGAGTGGATTTCATCAGGCTAAAGAGCTATTGT AATCATTCAACAGAGGATATGCAGATAATAGGACGTGGGAATCTTTCCATTCCGACAGGCAAGGTATATACACTTGTGTTA GCTATTGTTGACACTGGCAAGACAATGAAAGTCCTTCTAAATCATGTTGAGAAATTCAAACCCAAAACGGTAAAGGTTGCAGG CTTGCTGGTGAAGAGAATAACTAATGGTGGAGGATACAAACCAGATT ATGTTGGATTTGAAATTCCAAACTGCTATGTAGTGGGATACGCTTTGGACTACAATGAGTATTTCAGAGATCTCAAt cacATATGTCTCATCATAGAGAATGCAAAAATAAAGTACCAGATTTGA